A window of Ictidomys tridecemlineatus isolate mIctTri1 chromosome 1, mIctTri1.hap1, whole genome shotgun sequence contains these coding sequences:
- the Gnpda1 gene encoding glucosamine-6-phosphate deaminase 1: protein MKLIILEHYSQASEWAAKYIRNRIIQFNPGPDKYFTMGLPTGSTPLGCYKKLIEYYKNGDLSFKYVKTFNMDEYVGLPRDHPESYHSFMWNNFFKHIDIHPENTHILDGNAADLQAECDAFEQKIKAAGGIELFVGGIGPDGHIAFNEPGSSLVSRTRVKTLAMDTILANARFFDGDLAKVPTMALTVGVGTVMDAREVMILITGAHKAFALYKAIEEGVNHMWTVSAFQQHPCTVFVCDEDATLELKVKTVKYFKGLMLVHNKLVDPLYSIKEKEIEKSQSSKKPYSD, encoded by the exons ATGAAGCTCATCATCCTGGAGCACTATTCACAGGCCAGTGAGTGGGCGGCCAAATACATCAGGAACCGCATCATCCAGTTTAACCCAGGACCAGACAAGTACTTCACCATGGGACTCCCCACTG GGAGCACCCCACTTGGCTGCTATAAGAAACTGATTGAGTACTACAAGAATGGAGACCTGTCCTTTAAATATGTGAAGACCTTCAACATGGATGAGTATGTGG GCCTTCCTCGGGACCACCCAGAGAGTTACCACTCCTTTATGTGGAACAACTTCTTCAAGCACATTGATATCCATCCAGAGAACACCCACATTCTGGATGGGAATGCAGCTGACCTGCAGGCTGAGTGTGATGCCTTTGAGCAGAAGATCAAGGCTGCAGGTGGGATCGAGCTGTTTGTCGGAG GCATCGGCCCCGATGGACATATTGCCTTCAATGAGCCAGGTTCCAGCCTGGTGTCTAGGACTCGTGTGAAGACATTGGCCATGGACACCATTCTGGCCAATGCTAGGTTCTTTGATGGTGATCTTGCCAAGGTGCCCACCATGGCCCTGACAGTGGGTGTAGGCACTGTCATGGATGCTAGAGAG GTTATGATCCTCATCACAGGCGCTCACAAGGCTTTTGCTTTGTACAAGGCCATTGAGGAGGGGGTGAACCATATGTGGACCGTGTCTGCCTTCCAGCAGCATCCCTGCACCGTGTTTGTGTGTGATGAAGATGCCACCTTGGAGCTGAAAGTGAAGACTGTCAAGTATTTcaaag gtttAATGCTTGTTCATAACAAGTTGGTGGACCCCCTGTACAgtatcaaagagaaagaaattgagaaaagcCAGTCTTCTAAGAAACCATACAGTGATTAG